A stretch of Pseudoclavibacter chungangensis DNA encodes these proteins:
- a CDS encoding FecCD family ABC transporter permease has protein sequence MSERVLVLRLGPLSRRFGLRATLVHIVLALLAVATIVVALTIGRGGLPLGSILYAMRPEASDTIRLVFEWRAARALAAVLFGACLGMGGAVFQTLTRNPLGSPDVVGLGAGSFAGVVAVLMLGGSGFAALAFGSIAGGFAAVVIIYLLAYRRGVQGFRFIIIGIAVSAMLSALTIWFSVKAELDVAMQAAIWGAGTLTGVQWGLLGAVAIAALVGALALPTVGLVLPQFALGDEAASSLGLRVEPTKVLLVVVGVWFTAIVTAVSGPIGFIALAAPQLARRLTGGRTGIGLAGSALVGAVLLATADLAAQYLVPGMKLPVGAVTAIIGGGYLVWLLFRESARR, from the coding sequence GTGAGCGAACGCGTGCTCGTCCTGCGGCTCGGTCCGCTCAGCAGACGCTTCGGGCTTCGGGCGACGCTCGTGCACATCGTGCTCGCGCTCCTCGCCGTCGCGACGATCGTCGTGGCGCTCACGATCGGGCGGGGCGGCCTGCCCCTCGGTTCGATCCTGTACGCGATGCGCCCGGAGGCGTCCGACACGATCCGGCTCGTGTTCGAGTGGCGCGCGGCTCGTGCGCTCGCGGCCGTCCTGTTCGGCGCGTGTCTGGGCATGGGCGGGGCCGTGTTCCAGACGCTCACGCGCAACCCGCTCGGCAGTCCCGATGTGGTGGGGCTCGGCGCGGGCTCGTTCGCGGGTGTCGTCGCGGTGCTCATGCTCGGCGGCAGCGGGTTCGCGGCGCTCGCGTTCGGCTCGATCGCCGGCGGCTTCGCCGCGGTCGTCATCATCTACCTGCTCGCGTATCGGCGCGGCGTGCAGGGGTTCCGGTTCATCATCATCGGGATCGCCGTCTCGGCGATGCTCTCCGCGCTCACGATCTGGTTCAGCGTCAAGGCCGAGCTCGACGTGGCGATGCAGGCCGCGATCTGGGGTGCGGGCACGCTCACGGGTGTGCAGTGGGGACTGCTCGGCGCGGTCGCGATCGCGGCGCTCGTAGGCGCGCTCGCCCTGCCGACGGTGGGCCTCGTGCTGCCGCAGTTCGCGCTCGGCGACGAAGCCGCATCGTCGCTCGGGCTGCGGGTCGAGCCGACGAAGGTGCTGCTCGTGGTCGTCGGCGTGTGGTTCACGGCGATCGTGACGGCCGTGAGCGGGCCGATCGGGTTCATCGCGCTCGCGGCGCCGCAGCTCGCGCGTCGGCTCACGGGCGGTCGGACGGGTATCGGGCTCGCGGGGTCGGCGCTCGTCGGCGCCGTGCTGCTCGCGACGGCCGATCTCGCCGCCCAGTATCTCGTTCCGGGGATGAAGCT
- a CDS encoding FecCD family ABC transporter permease: protein MTDAKERTRRAPGAARPAGLAIGIVVLAVSILLSVAVGSALLPPETVLRAFTAPDGSLDQITVTEVRVPRTVLGLLVGAALGVAGALMQGLTRNPLAEPGILGVNAGAAFAVSLGVAVFGLVDIGGYIWWAFAGAIGASVLVYLVASRGVGGLTPVRLTLVGMALSAVFVGLSMTLTLLDPQTFDRMRFWGVGSITDRPAGTIQAVLPFVVAGLVIALPQGRALNALALGEDVARSVGVRVGVTRAAGLVAIVLLCGAATAAAGPIGFVGLMVLHAVRHLTGPDQRWILPYALVLAPALVLLSDVVGRLVVWPAELQLGVVTALVGAPVLIAMVRGSAGRSS, encoded by the coding sequence GTGACGGACGCGAAAGAACGCACGCGGCGGGCACCGGGTGCGGCACGTCCCGCGGGGCTCGCGATCGGGATCGTCGTCCTCGCCGTGTCGATCCTGTTGAGCGTCGCCGTCGGCTCGGCGCTGCTGCCGCCCGAGACCGTGCTGCGCGCGTTCACCGCTCCCGACGGCTCACTCGACCAGATCACGGTCACCGAGGTGCGCGTGCCACGGACGGTGCTCGGCCTGCTCGTCGGTGCCGCGCTCGGCGTCGCGGGCGCCCTCATGCAGGGCCTCACACGCAATCCGCTCGCCGAGCCCGGCATCCTCGGTGTCAACGCCGGCGCGGCGTTCGCGGTGTCGCTCGGCGTCGCCGTGTTCGGTCTCGTCGACATCGGCGGCTACATCTGGTGGGCCTTCGCGGGCGCGATCGGTGCCTCGGTGCTCGTGTACCTCGTCGCGTCGCGCGGCGTCGGCGGGCTCACGCCCGTGCGCCTCACGCTCGTCGGCATGGCGCTCAGCGCGGTGTTCGTCGGGCTCTCGATGACGCTCACACTCCTCGATCCGCAGACGTTCGACCGCATGCGCTTCTGGGGCGTCGGCTCGATCACGGACCGTCCGGCCGGGACGATCCAGGCGGTGCTGCCGTTCGTCGTCGCGGGGCTCGTCATCGCGCTCCCGCAGGGGCGCGCACTCAATGCGCTCGCGCTCGGTGAGGACGTGGCGCGCTCGGTGGGGGTGCGCGTCGGCGTCACGCGGGCTGCGGGGCTCGTCGCGATCGTGTTGCTGTGCGGCGCGGCGACGGCGGCCGCCGGGCCCATCGGATTCGTCGGGCTCATGGTGCTGCACGCGGTCCGACACCTGACAGGGCCGGATCAGCGCTGGATCCTGCCGTACGCGCTCGTGCTCGCCCCTGCGCTCGTCCTGTTGAGCGACGTCGTCGGGCGGCTCGTCGTGTGGCCGGCCGAGCTGCAGCTCGGCGTCGTCACGGCTCTCGTCGGCGCGCCCGTGCTCATCGCGATGGTGCGCGGCTCGGCGGGCAGGTCGTCGTGA
- a CDS encoding siderophore-interacting protein: protein MPSRSTLSTSLLAVALCGGLALTGCAAPDNEASGEQAAGDAATTRVVTTEQGDVTIPAEPQKVVLLNYALAGYLYDLDVPVAAMIPEDADAEGVFSDFWAADADAQGTQFLPWSTDGFDMEAILALQPDLIVAGGIGFPLMQATKAYDQLTAIAPTVIVSGDKTEWQAQYEFLAKDVFAKPQVFDDALAAYEARIAEVKGKITVPGGESVFMTFTADQSPFVLVEDRGSRRCSPTSGSRPRRCSRAASSSRTRRVVTCSSCRPSRSARSSRRTPCSRWASTGRSPTSRRSRRTPSTPHSPRSRRGRRTTCRTGHCAVTTTSRWRCSTSSSSSSRSSLERTGRCGAVGAAPAHAVPPTIERNRMGHRRFTAHPLALRALTVMRTSDVTPRMRRITLGGPELGAFERAGHPLAAFTSPGFDDHVKLVLAGEGPIEAVLPTQLAAGIEWVSSPALITRDYTPRRVTATELDLDFVLHASGGEAEGPAERWARAARPGDVLHVVGPKSSTLLPDDVDRVLLVGDETALPAIGRFFDERPTDAPVHAIIAIADDAARQPLATAASDRVDWVLAAPGDPAALADAVLALDDEATAGSVFAWGGAEARALLPIRRHLARTVGVPKSHTDLTGYWHRTAAPADDTASGDAEQAQPAPHVALPDSPVRWFAIRAALRLGILDALDERAADLDALARAHGVPARAIAPLLRVLADAGLVAPGPDGFGLTSAGAELVDDEHGREHFEGHEAEAALALAELDGAFRQGVPAWQLRHGETLATQAASDPAVAAALAEETAGLAYLTPALVALPLWTGARVGVGGPGAAPVIDALGDVEGAAVFALGADVEPADVASADVVVLARTLEHRTDAESLDELARVATAPLVVVIERARADELDPEAAEDALARVAVSGTGPRSADRLAQLAREVGFARLATHELGWGIEAIVFGPSPTPER, encoded by the coding sequence ATGCCATCCCGTTCCACCCTGTCGACCTCCCTCCTCGCCGTCGCGCTGTGCGGCGGCCTCGCGCTCACCGGTTGTGCCGCGCCCGACAACGAGGCGAGCGGCGAACAGGCCGCGGGTGACGCCGCGACGACCCGCGTCGTCACGACCGAGCAGGGCGACGTGACGATCCCCGCCGAGCCGCAGAAGGTCGTGCTGCTCAACTACGCACTCGCCGGGTACCTGTACGACCTCGACGTCCCCGTCGCCGCGATGATCCCCGAGGACGCCGACGCCGAGGGCGTGTTCTCGGACTTCTGGGCCGCCGACGCCGATGCGCAGGGCACGCAGTTCCTCCCGTGGAGCACCGACGGCTTCGACATGGAGGCGATCCTCGCGCTCCAGCCCGACCTCATCGTCGCGGGCGGCATCGGCTTCCCGCTCATGCAGGCGACGAAGGCCTACGACCAGCTCACCGCGATCGCCCCGACCGTCATCGTGTCGGGCGACAAGACCGAGTGGCAGGCGCAGTACGAGTTCCTCGCGAAGGACGTGTTCGCGAAGCCGCAGGTGTTCGACGACGCGCTCGCCGCGTACGAGGCGCGCATCGCCGAGGTCAAGGGGAAGATCACGGTACCCGGTGGCGAGTCCGTGTTCATGACCTTCACGGCCGATCAATCGCCGTTCGTGCTCGTCGAGGACCGGGGCTCCCGCAGATGTTCGCCGACCTCGGGTTCACGCCCGCGCCGCTGTTCGCGAGCGGCCAGTTCGAGCCGTACACGACGGGTGGTGACATGTTCGAGCTGTCGACCGAGCAGGTCGGCCAGGTCATCACGCAGGACACCGTGTTCGAGATGGGCTTCAACGGGCCGTTCGCCGACGTCGCGTCGCTCGAGGCGAACCCCGTCTACGCCGCACTCCCCGCGTTCCAGAAGGGGCAGGCGCACGACCTGCCGTACTGGGCACTGCGCGGTGACTACGACGAGTCGATGGCGGTGCTCGACCTCGTCGAGCAGCAGTTCGCGAAGTAGCCTCGAACGCACCGGCCGGTGCGGTGCCGTCGGCGCCGCACCGGCTCACGCCGTCCCACCGACGATCGAACGGAACCGCATGGGCCACCGCCGTTTCACCGCTCACCCGCTCGCACTCCGCGCGCTCACCGTCATGCGGACGAGCGACGTGACGCCCCGCATGCGACGCATCACGCTCGGTGGGCCCGAGCTCGGCGCGTTCGAGCGCGCCGGTCACCCGCTCGCGGCGTTCACGAGCCCGGGGTTCGACGACCACGTGAAGCTCGTCCTCGCGGGCGAGGGCCCGATCGAGGCCGTGCTGCCCACACAGCTCGCGGCCGGCATCGAGTGGGTGTCCTCGCCCGCACTCATCACGCGCGACTACACGCCGCGGCGCGTCACGGCGACGGAACTCGATCTCGACTTCGTGCTGCACGCGAGCGGCGGCGAGGCGGAGGGGCCGGCCGAGCGCTGGGCCCGCGCGGCACGTCCCGGCGACGTGCTGCACGTCGTCGGCCCGAAGTCCTCGACGCTGCTGCCGGACGACGTCGACCGGGTGCTCCTCGTCGGCGACGAGACCGCGCTGCCGGCGATCGGACGGTTCTTCGACGAACGACCGACCGACGCGCCCGTGCACGCGATCATCGCGATCGCCGACGACGCCGCGCGGCAGCCGCTCGCGACGGCTGCGTCCGACCGTGTCGACTGGGTGCTCGCCGCACCGGGCGACCCCGCGGCGCTCGCCGATGCCGTGCTCGCCCTCGACGACGAGGCGACCGCGGGCAGCGTCTTCGCGTGGGGCGGCGCCGAGGCGCGTGCGCTCCTGCCGATCCGGCGCCACCTCGCTCGCACCGTCGGCGTCCCGAAGTCGCACACCGACCTCACGGGCTACTGGCACCGCACGGCCGCCCCCGCCGACGACACCGCGAGCGGTGATGCCGAGCAGGCCCAGCCCGCCCCGCACGTCGCGCTCCCGGACTCGCCGGTGCGCTGGTTCGCGATCCGCGCGGCGCTCCGGCTCGGGATCCTCGACGCCCTCGACGAGCGCGCCGCCGATCTCGACGCACTCGCGCGCGCCCATGGGGTGCCCGCCCGCGCGATCGCGCCGCTGCTTCGCGTGCTCGCCGACGCGGGGCTCGTCGCGCCCGGGCCCGACGGCTTCGGGCTCACATCGGCGGGCGCCGAACTCGTCGACGACGAGCACGGTCGCGAGCACTTCGAGGGGCACGAGGCGGAGGCCGCGCTCGCCCTCGCCGAGCTCGACGGCGCATTCAGGCAGGGCGTCCCGGCGTGGCAGCTCCGCCACGGCGAGACGCTCGCGACGCAGGCGGCGAGCGATCCCGCCGTCGCGGCCGCGCTCGCGGAGGAGACGGCCGGGCTCGCCTACCTGACGCCTGCGCTCGTCGCGCTCCCGCTATGGACGGGCGCCCGCGTCGGGGTCGGCGGCCCAGGTGCGGCGCCCGTGATCGACGCCCTCGGCGACGTCGAGGGCGCGGCGGTGTTCGCCCTCGGAGCCGACGTCGAACCGGCCGACGTCGCATCGGCCGACGTCGTGGTGCTCGCCCGCACCCTGGAACACCGCACCGACGCCGAATCCCTCGACGAACTCGCCCGCGTCGCGACGGCACCGCTCGTGGTCGTCATCGAACGCGCGCGCGCCGACGAACTCGATCCCGAGGCGGCCGAGGACGCGCTCGCCCGCGTCGCCGTGTCCGGCACGGGCCCCCGCTCGGCGGACCGCCTGGCCCAGCTCGCGCGCGAGGTCGGCTTCGCCCGCCTCGCCACGCACGAACTGGGCTGGGGCATCGAGGCGATCGTGTTCGGTCCGTCCCCGACTCCCGAGCGGTGA
- a CDS encoding helix-turn-helix domain-containing protein, whose amino-acid sequence MGVAPRTEAQIGELRHALDAALRELGTAHFVVPVPAHPVVARVVRDAARSSRTPTELAARHGTSARHVQRVVLQETGLPFGRWRARARLNPAIARLRAGESFEQVARAVGYSSRSGLAKALAREVDDATLAALRGTERSD is encoded by the coding sequence TTGGGGGTCGCGCCGCGCACCGAGGCGCAGATCGGCGAGCTCCGGCACGCGCTCGATGCGGCGCTGCGCGAGCTCGGGACGGCGCACTTCGTGGTGCCCGTCCCCGCACATCCCGTCGTCGCGCGCGTCGTGCGGGACGCCGCCCGCTCGTCGCGGACGCCCACCGAGCTCGCGGCCCGGCACGGGACGAGTGCGCGGCACGTGCAGCGCGTCGTGCTGCAGGAGACGGGCCTGCCGTTCGGCCGCTGGCGCGCCCGGGCACGACTCAACCCCGCGATCGCGCGGCTCCGTGCGGGCGAGTCGTTCGAACAGGTCGCCCGCGCCGTCGGCTACAGCTCACGCTCGGGCCTCGCGAAGGCGCTCGCGCGCGAGGTCGACGACGCGACGCTCGCCGCGTTGCGCGGCACCGAGCGCTCGGACTGA
- a CDS encoding alpha/beta hydrolase has protein sequence MNRFVRAFLQLFAAPRLNMLEDYPKVRQFQRTLAARPASTFRYLDREVVSADGDHPIAVRLFEPRERTRDEVLLFFHGGGWVTGDIESYTPACATMADLTGCLVASVDYRLAPEHPFPAGLEDCERVTRLFLDEPARLGASDADRIVLVGDSAGGNLAAVVSLRLHAAGHRGVRRQILLYPVTQCDHDPRTSPFPSVRNLGDDYRLTNTEVQDYVELYVPDGVERSDPDVAPLLAPDLAGQPETLVITAELDLLRDEGEAYGEALAAAGVDARVHRVDGALHGFISLPRFSRSLREAYEVINAFLDEPVTTRPSTVEAAE, from the coding sequence ATGAACCGTTTCGTGCGCGCGTTCCTGCAGCTGTTCGCCGCCCCGAGGCTGAACATGCTCGAGGACTACCCGAAGGTGCGCCAGTTCCAGCGCACCCTCGCGGCTCGGCCCGCGAGCACGTTCCGCTACCTCGACCGCGAGGTGGTCTCCGCCGACGGCGACCACCCCATCGCCGTGCGGCTCTTCGAACCTCGCGAGCGCACGCGCGACGAGGTGCTGCTGTTCTTCCACGGCGGCGGCTGGGTGACGGGCGACATCGAGAGCTACACGCCCGCGTGCGCGACGATGGCCGATCTCACGGGCTGCCTCGTCGCGTCGGTCGACTACCGGCTCGCGCCCGAGCACCCGTTCCCCGCGGGCCTCGAGGACTGCGAGCGCGTCACGCGCCTGTTCCTCGACGAACCCGCCCGGCTGGGGGCCTCGGACGCCGACCGGATCGTGCTCGTGGGCGACTCGGCGGGTGGAAATCTCGCGGCCGTCGTCTCGCTGCGGCTGCACGCGGCCGGGCATCGCGGCGTGCGCCGCCAGATCCTGCTCTACCCCGTCACCCAGTGCGACCACGATCCGCGCACCTCGCCGTTCCCGTCGGTCCGGAACCTCGGCGACGACTACCGGCTCACGAACACCGAGGTGCAGGACTACGTCGAGCTGTACGTGCCCGACGGCGTCGAGCGGAGCGATCCGGACGTCGCGCCGCTGCTGGCACCGGATCTCGCGGGGCAACCCGAGACGCTCGTCATCACGGCCGAGCTCGATCTGCTGCGCGACGAGGGCGAGGCGTACGGCGAGGCGCTCGCGGCGGCCGGTGTCGATGCGCGCGTCCACCGCGTCGACGGTGCGCTGCACGGCTTCATCTCGCTGCCGCGGTTCTCGCGGTCGCTGCGCGAGGCCTACGAGGTGATCAACGCGTTCCTCGACGAGCCCGTCACCACCCGACCGTCGACGGTGGAGGCGGCGGAGTGA
- a CDS encoding alcohol acetyltransferase produces MSRARGRRPRSARTRRAWVRLDNASNIFLAARTDADPKVFRIGAELDEDVDPATLQAAVDETYARYPLYHAVLRQGIFWYYLQDSDLRPVAQAERLSTCAAIYHPDHRTLLFRVLHHRRRISLEIFHALSDGTGALWFLSDLVHAYARRRAAQRPAGDAEGVSDADDVGEREPADPGDELASRGGVHMAPDSFAHYFRRRSARTDEQADDDPDAAFTQAATPALLTVQAGPSVPADAEPARTRAVPSRRPPVHRVRGTRTPDNRPRTIELTTDAQAVLALARAADASMTMYLTALFFESIRRSSGGLGRARTLAASVPVNLRQFFPSDSARNFFATIRVAHTYGEGPDDVASVARELERRFRPKATPQALERKLRRFIGFERNPVLRVVPRPLKDLLLGAVNHVNNRGLTVAVSNLGRVVLPEPAESRVARMMFHVTAVRPQFCALSHAGRLTISFTSPFTETDHVREYVRMLTEQGVDVSVAATRVTEAELVDA; encoded by the coding sequence GTGAGTCGGGCGCGCGGACGGCGACCTCGCAGCGCCCGGACGCGCCGCGCATGGGTGCGGCTCGACAACGCGTCGAACATCTTCCTCGCCGCCCGCACCGACGCCGATCCGAAGGTGTTCCGCATCGGCGCCGAACTCGACGAGGACGTCGATCCGGCCACGCTGCAGGCGGCCGTCGACGAGACGTACGCGCGGTATCCGCTGTACCACGCCGTGCTCCGGCAGGGCATCTTCTGGTACTACCTGCAGGACAGCGATCTGCGGCCCGTCGCGCAGGCGGAGCGGCTGTCGACGTGTGCCGCGATCTATCACCCCGATCACCGCACGCTCCTGTTCCGCGTGCTCCACCACCGGCGTCGCATCTCGCTCGAGATCTTCCACGCGCTGTCCGACGGCACCGGGGCGCTGTGGTTCCTGAGTGACCTCGTGCACGCGTATGCGCGCCGTCGGGCCGCGCAGCGTCCGGCCGGGGATGCCGAGGGCGTCTCCGACGCCGACGACGTGGGGGAGCGCGAGCCGGCCGACCCGGGCGACGAGCTCGCGTCCCGCGGCGGCGTGCACATGGCGCCCGACAGCTTCGCGCACTACTTCCGCCGCCGCTCGGCGCGCACGGACGAGCAGGCGGACGACGATCCGGATGCCGCGTTCACGCAGGCCGCGACACCAGCGCTGCTGACCGTGCAGGCCGGGCCGTCCGTCCCCGCGGACGCCGAGCCCGCGCGGACCCGCGCGGTGCCGTCCCGGCGCCCACCCGTGCACCGCGTGCGCGGCACGCGCACGCCCGACAACCGACCGCGCACGATCGAGCTCACCACCGACGCGCAGGCCGTGCTCGCGCTCGCGCGCGCCGCGGACGCGTCGATGACGATGTATCTCACGGCGCTGTTCTTCGAGTCGATCCGACGATCGTCGGGCGGGCTCGGCCGGGCGCGGACGCTCGCGGCCTCGGTGCCGGTCAACCTGCGACAGTTCTTCCCCTCGGACTCCGCGCGGAACTTCTTCGCGACGATCCGCGTCGCGCACACCTACGGCGAGGGCCCCGACGACGTGGCGAGTGTCGCGCGGGAGCTCGAGCGGCGGTTCCGACCGAAGGCGACGCCGCAGGCCCTGGAACGCAAGCTGCGGCGCTTCATCGGATTCGAGCGGAATCCGGTGCTGCGGGTCGTGCCGCGCCCGCTCAAGGATCTGCTGCTCGGTGCCGTCAACCACGTGAACAACCGCGGGCTCACGGTGGCCGTCTCGAACCTCGGCCGGGTCGTGCTGCCGGAGCCGGCCGAGTCGCGCGTCGCGCGGATGATGTTCCACGTCACGGCCGTGCGTCCGCAGTTCTGTGCGCTGTCCCACGCGGGGCGGCTCACGATCAGCTTCACGTCGCCGTTCACGGAGACCGATCACGTGCGGGAGTACGTGCGCATGCTCACGGAGCAGGGCGTGGACGTTTCGGTCGCGGCGACGCGCGTCACCGAGGCGGAGCTGGTGGACGCATGA
- a CDS encoding DUF6320 domain-containing protein — protein sequence MTRCDACRAEVEGEWRSCPLCGGVLHGTAVADPFPAVPLAFSRRRVLSVLLLVSVVAVAASFAVQWLFGGGPDAIGWWRFVWLGVASMWIIVLLAVRKRRDPAKGTAYLVVVVGLVCAYWDLLTGWHRWSTTYAIPIVCGAAIIALLIVVRVMRTEVGDYIVYSGLTVLLGLVPAVFLLFRWTTNPWASVVCVLFSVFVLVLMRVFRGREVRHELAKRFHV from the coding sequence ATGACGCGCTGTGATGCCTGTCGGGCGGAGGTCGAGGGGGAGTGGCGCTCGTGTCCGCTGTGCGGGGGTGTGCTGCACGGGACGGCGGTCGCGGATCCGTTCCCCGCCGTGCCGCTCGCGTTCTCGCGGCGGCGTGTGCTGTCGGTGCTGCTGCTCGTGTCGGTCGTGGCGGTGGCCGCGTCGTTCGCTGTGCAGTGGTTGTTCGGGGGTGGGCCGGATGCGATCGGTTGGTGGCGGTTCGTGTGGCTCGGGGTCGCGTCGATGTGGATCATCGTGTTGCTCGCGGTGCGCAAGCGGCGTGATCCGGCGAAGGGCACGGCGTATCTCGTCGTCGTGGTGGGGCTCGTGTGTGCGTACTGGGATCTGTTGACGGGGTGGCACCGCTGGTCGACGACGTACGCGATCCCGATCGTGTGCGGTGCCGCGATCATCGCGTTGCTCATCGTCGTGCGGGTCATGCGCACGGAGGTTGGCGACTACATCGTCTACAGCGGGTTGACGGTGTTGCTCGGGCTCGTGCCGGCCGTGTTCCTCCTGTTCAGGTGGACGACGAATCCGTGGGCGTCGGTCGTGTGCGTGTTGTTCAGCGTGTTCGTGCTCGTGCTCATGCGCGTGTTCCGGGGGCGCGAGGTGCGGCACGAGCTCGCGAAGCGGTTCCACGTCTGA
- a CDS encoding SDR family oxidoreductase, giving the protein MSTILITGAGTGFGKEIALRLAAQGHEVVAGVEIIAQVTALREAAAERGVELEVVKLDVTDAGDRAQFADRDIDVLVNNAGVSEGGSTLDIPAARLERQFDVNVLGPVLLTQIVGRRMVRRGSGKIVFMSSVAGLTTDPFTGAYSASKHAVEAFADALHQELAEFGIQVATINPGPFLTGFNDTMFETWKEWRDDPSTRVFDYEELAFPHEQFDPEPVFETTVAVVTGEDTAYRHVLPIDTVDATWKQMDEVWARHQNEGRERAPLVQKAYDIEPATPAE; this is encoded by the coding sequence ATGTCAACCATCCTCATCACGGGTGCCGGCACGGGGTTCGGCAAGGAGATCGCGCTGCGACTCGCGGCCCAGGGGCACGAGGTCGTCGCCGGCGTCGAGATCATCGCGCAGGTCACCGCACTGCGCGAGGCGGCTGCGGAACGCGGGGTCGAACTGGAGGTCGTGAAGCTCGACGTCACCGACGCGGGCGATCGCGCACAGTTCGCCGATCGTGACATCGACGTGCTCGTCAACAACGCGGGCGTCTCGGAGGGCGGCTCGACGCTCGACATCCCCGCGGCACGGCTCGAGCGTCAGTTCGACGTGAACGTGCTCGGGCCGGTGCTGCTGACGCAGATCGTCGGGCGCCGCATGGTGCGGCGCGGGAGCGGCAAGATCGTGTTCATGTCGTCGGTCGCGGGGCTCACGACCGACCCGTTCACGGGCGCCTACTCGGCCTCGAAGCACGCGGTCGAGGCGTTCGCCGACGCCCTGCACCAGGAGCTCGCGGAGTTCGGGATCCAGGTCGCGACCATCAACCCCGGCCCGTTCCTCACGGGCTTCAACGACACGATGTTCGAGACGTGGAAGGAGTGGCGCGACGACCCGTCCACCCGCGTGTTCGACTACGAGGAGCTCGCTTTCCCGCACGAACAGTTCGACCCAGAGCCGGTCTTCGAGACGACGGTCGCCGTCGTGACGGGCGAGGACACGGCCTACCGGCACGTCCTTCCGATCGACACCGTCGACGCGACGTGGAAGCAGATGGACGAGGTGTGGGCGCGGCACCAGAACGAGGGCCGCGAACGCGCACCGCTCGTGCAGAAGGCCTACGACATCGAACCGGCCACACCGGCCGAGTAG
- a CDS encoding NAD-dependent epimerase/dehydratase family protein, whose product MTELRGQRWAVTGAAGNIGRALRAHLADQGVALVSIDLREPAAVSTDDHVLQTDIGDPAALDVAFDGCDGVVHLAGIADEADFHDLAEVNIVGTYHVLEAARRAGVGRVVSAGSNRVTGAYDVDTIVDESMPPRPDGFYGVSKVAVEALSRLYADKFGLRTVVIRIGSYEAAPSTAREMRTWLSPADALRAFDAAMTTELPHAVFYAVSANRGRWWSAEAGEAVGFRPVDDAARHGPVDAIAPGTPQGGTYATAAYSLERMRAR is encoded by the coding sequence ATGACGGAACTCCGAGGACAGCGTTGGGCCGTGACGGGTGCGGCCGGGAACATCGGCCGCGCCCTGCGCGCACACCTCGCCGACCAGGGGGTCGCGCTCGTGTCGATCGATCTGCGGGAACCGGCGGCGGTCTCGACAGACGACCACGTACTGCAGACGGACATCGGCGATCCGGCGGCCCTCGACGTCGCCTTCGACGGCTGCGACGGTGTCGTGCATCTCGCGGGCATCGCCGACGAGGCCGACTTCCACGACCTCGCCGAGGTCAACATCGTCGGTACCTACCATGTGCTCGAGGCAGCCCGGCGCGCAGGCGTCGGTCGCGTCGTGAGTGCCGGGAGCAATCGGGTGACGGGCGCCTACGACGTCGACACGATCGTCGACGAGTCGATGCCGCCCCGGCCGGACGGCTTCTACGGCGTCTCGAAGGTCGCGGTCGAGGCCCTGAGCCGCCTCTACGCGGACAAGTTCGGACTCCGCACGGTCGTGATCCGCATCGGGAGCTACGAAGCTGCCCCCTCGACGGCGCGCGAGATGCGCACCTGGCTGAGCCCGGCCGACGCACTTCGCGCGTTCGACGCCGCGATGACCACCGAGCTCCCACACGCGGTGTTCTACGCGGTGTCCGCGAACCGTGGCCGATGGTGGAGTGCCGAGGCGGGGGAGGCCGTCGGGTTCCGGCCCGTCGACGACGCGGCCCGGCACGGTCCGGTCGACGCGATCGCACCCGGCACACCGCAGGGCGGCACCTATGCGACCGCCGCGTACTCGCTCGAGCGCATGCGCGCGCGCTGA